One region of Streptomyces capillispiralis genomic DNA includes:
- a CDS encoding STAS domain-containing protein, which produces MNEGFSRPVAGHVPVLKLGDVLLVTLQGDLHDSTAHQLQQDLSETIARSGVAGVVIDISAVEIVDSFLGRVLAETAAQTELLAARTVVAGMRPAVAITLVELGLTLPGLRTALTTEAALELLAQPVVSSRSGGMHEERQ; this is translated from the coding sequence GTGAACGAGGGGTTCTCCCGCCCGGTCGCGGGACATGTGCCGGTGCTCAAGCTCGGCGACGTGCTGCTCGTCACCCTCCAGGGGGACCTGCACGACAGCACGGCGCACCAGCTCCAGCAGGACCTGTCGGAAACCATCGCCCGCAGCGGGGTCGCGGGGGTGGTCATCGACATCTCCGCAGTGGAGATCGTCGACTCCTTCCTCGGGCGGGTGCTGGCCGAGACCGCGGCGCAGACCGAACTGCTGGCCGCGCGGACCGTGGTGGCCGGCATGCGCCCGGCGGTCGCGATCACCCTGGTGGAGCTGGGTCTGACGCTGCCGGGTCTGCGTACGGCGCTGACCACCGAGGCGGCGCTGGAGCTGCTCGCACAGCCCGTCGTGTCGTCCCGTTCCGGCGGCATGCACGAGGAGAGGCAGTGA
- a CDS encoding SpoIIE family protein phosphatase, producing the protein MSAGEHRTGPPAGETGLERPPAGPAGVSADSPVGRLAATVDRLSREVRAAQAEAEGRALIELAKGILVERLGCGPAQAARQLAELTEQAGTTLLEFAVEVINQAARDEMSEVTDAFLAATRAAEEAGPEPAAVRLRAAESGALAAGDTQAVAESLLDQALRPLGAVAVAIWAAGADGSLTLAGSAGFSPAEAARWYYVPPDVATVARCGLEQREGLWLTSPADRGLPSVGRHHHPDGGRAAVPAGTGGRVYGVLEIVWPGPLPPQPPQIVRQVEALAELCAHTLETFEVPGDPTHRPRVLPDAAELMDLADGLYDPALVLVPHLDDSGNLVDFRIQHVNSRFLDPAGRPRGMVSGALLLEAYPMAAGNSELFQRIERVYATGEPFRARRMNLTALVDQVPLASVADISVSRHGAGILFIWRIEDETARLASLLQHAQRLGRIGGFEENLLTGEITWNGQLYDLYGRPPTSPPVPLEELTAHAHPDDAVTIGRFLRTLLHHRRPASAAFRLQRPDGVTRHIRVVAEPVLDTDGRLLTTRGAYQDISAQHWTEVALAATRDQLAHTEQHASERDRLTLQLQRAIMPPAQAPLQVPDLDVAVRYRPAEAEQLVGGDWYDAVVLPSGLVLLCVGDVAGHGIEAATSMVVLRNALRGLAVTGAGPGQLLSWLNIVAHHLTGGVTATAVCGVYDPASRTLRWARAGHLPPVLVRGSEAAPLPLVSGLLLGAVPEASYEEAEVRLAAEDNLLMYTDGLIERRDRSVEESLTHLLTTAATVPGTLDQRLDRLLTYSRSDTDDDTCIVGIRVG; encoded by the coding sequence ATGAGCGCCGGGGAGCACCGCACCGGGCCGCCGGCCGGTGAGACAGGGCTCGAACGTCCCCCGGCCGGGCCCGCCGGGGTGTCCGCCGACTCGCCCGTGGGCAGGCTGGCGGCCACCGTGGACCGGCTCAGCCGTGAGGTGCGGGCCGCGCAGGCCGAGGCCGAGGGGCGGGCGCTGATCGAACTCGCCAAGGGCATCCTGGTCGAACGCCTGGGGTGCGGTCCCGCGCAGGCCGCGCGGCAGCTCGCCGAGCTGACCGAGCAGGCCGGGACCACCCTCCTGGAGTTCGCGGTCGAGGTCATCAACCAGGCCGCCCGGGACGAGATGTCGGAGGTGACGGACGCCTTCCTGGCCGCCACCCGGGCCGCCGAGGAGGCCGGTCCGGAACCGGCCGCCGTAAGGTTGCGCGCGGCCGAGAGCGGGGCACTGGCGGCCGGCGACACCCAGGCCGTGGCCGAGTCGCTGCTCGACCAGGCGCTGCGCCCGCTGGGCGCGGTGGCCGTGGCGATCTGGGCGGCCGGCGCGGACGGCTCGCTCACCCTGGCGGGCAGCGCCGGGTTCTCCCCCGCCGAGGCGGCCCGCTGGTACTACGTGCCGCCGGACGTGGCGACGGTGGCCCGGTGCGGCCTCGAACAGCGCGAGGGCCTGTGGCTCACGTCGCCGGCCGACCGGGGCCTGCCCAGTGTCGGGCGGCACCACCACCCGGACGGCGGCCGGGCGGCCGTGCCCGCCGGTACCGGGGGACGCGTCTACGGCGTACTGGAGATCGTCTGGCCCGGGCCGCTGCCCCCGCAGCCGCCGCAGATCGTCCGTCAGGTGGAGGCGCTGGCCGAGCTGTGCGCCCACACCCTGGAGACGTTCGAGGTGCCGGGCGACCCGACCCACCGGCCGCGGGTGCTGCCGGACGCCGCGGAGCTGATGGACCTGGCCGACGGGCTGTACGACCCGGCCCTCGTCCTGGTGCCCCACCTGGACGACTCCGGGAACCTGGTGGACTTCCGCATCCAGCACGTCAACAGCCGCTTCCTGGACCCGGCGGGCCGTCCGCGCGGCATGGTCAGCGGAGCGCTGCTGCTGGAGGCGTACCCGATGGCCGCCGGGAACAGCGAGCTGTTCCAGCGGATCGAGCGGGTGTACGCCACGGGTGAGCCGTTCCGGGCCCGGCGCATGAACCTGACCGCCCTCGTCGACCAGGTGCCGCTGGCGTCGGTGGCGGACATCAGCGTCAGCCGGCACGGCGCGGGCATCCTGTTCATCTGGCGCATCGAGGACGAGACGGCCCGCCTGGCGAGCCTGCTCCAGCACGCCCAGCGGCTCGGCCGGATCGGCGGTTTCGAGGAGAACCTGCTGACCGGGGAGATCACCTGGAACGGACAGCTGTACGACCTGTACGGCCGCCCGCCCACGAGCCCCCCGGTGCCGTTGGAGGAGCTGACCGCGCACGCCCATCCCGACGACGCGGTCACCATCGGCCGCTTCCTGCGGACGCTGCTGCACCACCGGCGTCCGGCGTCGGCCGCGTTCCGGCTCCAGCGGCCGGACGGGGTGACCCGGCACATCCGGGTGGTCGCCGAACCGGTCCTGGACACCGACGGCCGGCTGCTCACCACCCGGGGCGCCTACCAGGACATCTCGGCCCAGCACTGGACGGAGGTGGCGCTGGCGGCCACCCGCGACCAGCTCGCCCACACCGAGCAGCACGCCAGCGAACGCGACCGGCTGACGCTGCAACTGCAGCGCGCCATCATGCCGCCCGCCCAGGCGCCGCTGCAGGTGCCCGACCTCGACGTGGCCGTCCGCTACCGGCCGGCGGAGGCCGAGCAGCTGGTGGGCGGCGACTGGTACGACGCGGTGGTGCTGCCCTCCGGGCTGGTGCTGCTGTGCGTGGGCGACGTCGCGGGCCACGGCATAGAGGCGGCGACCAGCATGGTGGTCCTGCGCAACGCGCTGCGCGGTCTCGCCGTCACCGGGGCGGGCCCCGGACAGCTGCTGTCGTGGCTGAACATCGTGGCGCACCACCTGACGGGCGGCGTCACCGCCACCGCGGTCTGCGGCGTGTACGACCCCGCCTCGCGCACGCTGCGGTGGGCGCGGGCGGGTCATCTGCCGCCGGTGCTGGTGCGGGGCTCCGAGGCCGCTCCGCTGCCGCTGGTGAGCGGGCTGCTGCTCGGTGCCGTACCGGAGGCGTCGTACGAGGAGGCGGAGGTGCGGCTGGCGGCCGAGGACAACCTGCTGATGTACACGGACGGTCTGATCGAGCGCCGGGACCGCTCGGTGGAGGAGTCCCTGACCCATCTGCTCACCACCGCCGCCACCGTCCCGGGCACACTCGACCAGCGGCTGGACCGGCTGTTGACGTACAGCAGGTCGGACACGGACGACGACACCTGCATCGTGGGCATCAGGGTCGGCTGA
- a CDS encoding STAS domain-containing protein, with the protein MPEHEAAGSLATPAHAVRDFLRRRREQIAQRWADEPLFRTVFTVSRDEAVEAGKVVVDALAQVADAERVEDPDAAGFTGVREQLARMGAARSRAGLSTTQVSSELAALLPPVENLLVADLEQEPPERQRECSTALSVLLGTLRLVAMQTALSEGQALIDRQRLQLLEVATPVIKLWDGIVAVPLIGTLDSARSQVVMETLLNAVVDQHARFAILDITGVPTVDSLVAQHLMKTVAAARLMGAECVVSGIRPAIAQTIVHLGLDLGTVKTRASLADALGYCLHELGANIVNAAPEGAGRR; encoded by the coding sequence GTGCCGGAGCACGAAGCGGCCGGATCACTCGCCACGCCCGCGCACGCGGTCAGGGACTTCCTGCGGCGCCGGCGCGAGCAGATCGCCCAGCGGTGGGCGGACGAGCCGCTGTTCCGTACGGTGTTCACGGTCTCGCGGGACGAGGCGGTGGAGGCGGGCAAGGTGGTCGTCGACGCGCTGGCCCAGGTGGCCGACGCGGAGCGGGTCGAGGACCCGGACGCCGCGGGATTCACCGGGGTGCGCGAGCAGCTGGCGCGGATGGGGGCGGCCCGCTCCCGCGCGGGCCTGTCCACCACCCAGGTGTCGAGCGAGCTGGCCGCGCTGCTGCCCCCGGTGGAGAACCTGCTGGTCGCCGATCTGGAGCAGGAGCCGCCCGAGCGGCAGCGGGAGTGCTCGACGGCGCTCAGCGTGCTGCTGGGGACGCTGCGTCTGGTGGCCATGCAGACGGCGCTGAGCGAGGGGCAGGCCCTCATCGACCGGCAGCGGCTGCAACTGCTGGAGGTGGCGACGCCGGTCATCAAGCTGTGGGACGGCATCGTGGCGGTCCCGCTGATCGGGACGCTGGACAGCGCCCGCAGCCAGGTCGTGATGGAGACGCTGCTGAACGCGGTGGTCGACCAGCACGCCCGGTTCGCGATCCTCGACATCACCGGTGTGCCGACCGTCGACTCGCTGGTGGCGCAGCACCTGATGAAGACGGTCGCCGCGGCCCGGCTGATGGGCGCGGAGTGCGTGGTGTCCGGTATCCGTCCGGCGATCGCGCAGACCATCGTGCACCTGGGCCTGGACCTCGGCACGGTGAAGACCCGCGCGAGCCTGGCCGACGCCCTCGGGTACTGCCTGCACGAGCTGGGGGCGAACATCGTGAACGCGGCGCCCGAGGGTGCGGGCCGCCGGTGA
- a CDS encoding anti-sigma regulatory factor encodes MHTGAGVEARLPIRSDMDLAWVRQHVRQAAAQLGFGLVDQTKLVTAASELARNTLVHGGGGLMEATHVTTADGVDGLRLTFSDSGPGIPDLDRALSDGYTSGDGLGMGLPGARRLVHDFAVESAPGAGTTVRVTSWTCRPPRPRGGV; translated from the coding sequence ATGCACACCGGCGCGGGCGTCGAGGCCCGCCTGCCCATCCGGTCGGACATGGACCTCGCGTGGGTGCGTCAGCACGTGCGGCAGGCCGCCGCCCAGCTCGGTTTCGGCCTGGTGGACCAGACGAAGCTGGTGACCGCGGCCAGCGAGCTGGCCCGCAACACCCTGGTGCACGGCGGCGGTGGTCTGATGGAGGCCACACACGTCACCACCGCCGACGGCGTCGACGGTCTGCGGCTGACCTTCAGCGACTCGGGACCCGGCATCCCCGACCTCGACCGTGCGCTCAGCGACGGCTACACCTCGGGGGACGGGCTGGGGATGGGGCTGCCCGGGGCGCGGCGCCTGGTGCACGACTTCGCGGTCGAGAGCGCGCCGGGGGCCGGGACCACGGTGCGGGTGACGTCGTGGACGTGCCGGCCGCCGCGCCCGCGCGGGGGCGTCTGA
- a CDS encoding STAS domain-containing protein, which yields MPIAQDPLSVEVTLPREDVALLTVEGYLDVDTATEFQHHLANQLHHGRRHFLLDLSAVPFMDSSGMNIILRVYQEARELPGSVHIISPTPAVRRILDLTGVSITVPVSESVDEALERVDGLPDTPAEPGS from the coding sequence GTGCCCATAGCCCAGGACCCGTTGTCCGTCGAAGTGACGCTGCCCCGTGAGGACGTGGCCCTGCTCACGGTGGAGGGGTACTTGGACGTCGACACGGCGACCGAGTTCCAGCACCACCTGGCCAACCAGCTCCATCACGGCCGCCGGCACTTCCTGCTCGACCTGTCGGCGGTCCCCTTCATGGACTCGTCCGGGATGAACATCATCCTGCGGGTCTACCAGGAGGCGCGGGAGCTGCCGGGGAGCGTGCACATCATCTCCCCCACCCCCGCGGTGCGCCGCATCCTGGACCTGACGGGCGTGAGCATCACCGTCCCCGTCTCGGAGAGCGTCGACGAGGCGCTGGAGCGCGTCGACGGGCTGCCGGACACCCCGGCGGAGCCCGGCTCCTGA
- a CDS encoding PP2C family protein-serine/threonine phosphatase encodes MTRTWRIRTVTDAARARIAVARLAAEYGVPTVERARLATALSGRLRQCLTKGGTWVLTLDGPGPSGGDTALHAVLTPSPGAGAADGTPWTVTVPCPEPDRKAAPATVPEDPAGLSEALLGADEDTAVVLDKLAEQQELVAFHREELHQTNQGVLALHAELDAAGRAQREAFAAERRARKEAENARRRLTFLADASAALNASLNHDEIARRLPELLVPRYARGVDVWLFDQDGDRHPPTTHPAAAVRAARTGRPQYAADHPGGLPGVDDRPPSALDPHRPLLCVPLVTRRAPLGVLTLSPPGERWDPDDAVMLVELARRAGIALDNARRFEHNRDIAETLQRALLTDLPTRPGLSLAARYLPATHGLNIGGDWYDAFRQRDGSLITVVGDVTGHGLHAAMMMSQLRTALRAYAVDGGGPGRLLTRLHEFLHHLQPDLFATAVIARFHPDEHTLTWAAAGHPPPVLRLPDGRVRVLDAKPGAMLGIPLHQEIADHTERLTPGSTLALYTDGLVERRAQGIDPGIERLAAALGSFGSAELGADLEDAADRILHPLLSDSERDDDVCLLLSHLHA; translated from the coding sequence ATGACGCGCACCTGGCGAATCCGGACGGTGACGGACGCGGCGCGCGCCCGGATCGCCGTCGCGCGGCTGGCCGCCGAGTACGGGGTGCCCACGGTCGAACGCGCCCGGCTGGCCACGGCGCTCAGCGGCCGGCTGCGGCAGTGCCTCACCAAGGGCGGCACCTGGGTGCTCACCCTGGACGGGCCCGGTCCGTCCGGCGGGGACACGGCGCTGCACGCCGTGCTGACGCCCTCCCCCGGGGCGGGCGCCGCCGACGGCACCCCGTGGACGGTGACCGTCCCGTGCCCCGAGCCGGACCGGAAGGCCGCCCCCGCCACGGTGCCGGAGGATCCGGCCGGGCTGTCCGAGGCGCTGCTGGGCGCCGACGAGGACACGGCCGTGGTGCTGGACAAGCTGGCCGAGCAGCAGGAGCTGGTCGCCTTCCACCGGGAGGAGCTGCACCAGACCAACCAGGGCGTGCTGGCCCTGCACGCGGAGCTGGACGCGGCGGGCCGTGCGCAGCGGGAGGCGTTCGCCGCCGAGCGCCGGGCCCGCAAGGAGGCGGAGAACGCGCGCCGCAGGCTGACGTTCCTCGCGGACGCGAGCGCCGCGCTGAACGCCTCGCTGAACCACGACGAGATCGCGCGCCGGCTGCCGGAGCTGCTGGTGCCGCGGTACGCCCGCGGTGTCGACGTGTGGCTGTTCGACCAGGACGGCGACCGGCACCCGCCCACGACCCACCCGGCCGCGGCGGTCCGCGCGGCCCGCACCGGCCGGCCGCAGTACGCCGCCGACCACCCCGGCGGCCTGCCGGGCGTCGACGACCGGCCGCCGTCCGCCCTGGACCCGCACCGGCCGCTGCTCTGCGTCCCGCTGGTGACCCGCCGTGCGCCGCTGGGGGTGCTGACGCTGTCGCCGCCGGGCGAGCGGTGGGACCCGGACGACGCGGTCATGCTGGTCGAGCTGGCCCGGCGGGCCGGTATCGCCCTGGACAACGCCCGCCGGTTCGAGCACAACCGGGACATCGCCGAGACGCTGCAACGCGCCCTGCTCACGGACCTGCCGACGCGGCCGGGCCTGAGTCTGGCCGCGCGCTATCTGCCGGCCACGCACGGGCTGAACATCGGCGGCGACTGGTACGACGCGTTCCGGCAGCGGGACGGCAGCCTGATCACCGTGGTCGGCGACGTGACGGGGCACGGGCTGCACGCCGCGATGATGATGAGCCAGCTGCGCACCGCGCTGCGCGCCTACGCCGTCGACGGCGGCGGCCCCGGACGGCTGCTGACCCGGCTGCACGAGTTCCTGCACCATCTCCAGCCGGACCTGTTCGCCACCGCCGTCATCGCCCGGTTCCATCCGGACGAGCACACGCTGACGTGGGCCGCGGCGGGGCATCCGCCGCCGGTGCTGCGGCTGCCCGACGGGCGGGTGCGCGTCCTGGACGCCAAGCCGGGCGCGATGCTCGGCATCCCGCTGCACCAGGAGATTGCCGACCACACCGAGCGGCTGACGCCCGGGTCGACGCTCGCGCTCTACACGGACGGGCTGGTCGAGCGGCGGGCCCAGGGGATCGACCCCGGCATCGAGCGGCTCGCTGCGGCCCTGGGGTCGTTCGGTTCGGCGGAGCTGGGCGCGGATCTGGAGGACGCGGCGGACCGGATCCTCCATCCGCTGCTGAGCGACTCCGAACGCGATGACGACGTCTGCCTGCTGCTGTCCCACCTGCACGCCTGA
- a CDS encoding ATP-binding SpoIIE family protein phosphatase: MPRVWEVPVQDSTRVRDVRVAAEDAAALAGLDERRTAAVSLVATELATNLLKYAQAGEVLVDVVDPPSAREGRPERAVQITALDHGPGLTDVVGALRDGFSTTGSLGAGLGTCRRLADDFDVHSVPGRGTVAVARVGPASDPAVHGPSGEGDGGPSTASEVRAGGVNVPFAGADFSGDAWAWVRSGDRLTLMLADGLGHGSEAARASTAAVEALRHAGHLPPAEALRRLHSALSGTRGAAVAVAQLDTWAGRLRFAGIGNVTARLREDGRWRSLLSRPGIVGVHRPHTVREDEVAWSAESLLILHTDGLPGRWTPPADTGLPPADPAVTAAVTVRDAGSPARPVRDDTAVVVLAPVPPDRR, translated from the coding sequence ATGCCCCGGGTGTGGGAGGTGCCGGTGCAGGACTCGACCCGGGTGCGTGACGTCCGGGTCGCGGCGGAGGACGCCGCGGCGCTGGCCGGGCTGGACGAGCGCCGCACCGCCGCCGTGTCCCTGGTGGCGACCGAGCTCGCCACCAACCTCCTCAAGTACGCCCAGGCCGGTGAGGTGCTGGTCGACGTGGTCGACCCGCCCTCGGCCCGGGAGGGGCGGCCGGAGCGGGCCGTGCAGATCACCGCGCTCGACCACGGGCCGGGGCTCACCGACGTGGTCGGTGCGCTGCGGGACGGGTTCTCCACGACGGGCTCGCTCGGCGCGGGCCTCGGCACGTGCCGGCGTCTCGCCGACGACTTCGACGTGCACAGTGTGCCCGGCCGGGGCACCGTGGCGGTGGCCCGCGTCGGCCCCGCTTCCGACCCGGCGGTCCACGGGCCCAGCGGTGAGGGGGACGGCGGCCCGTCGACGGCGTCCGAGGTGCGGGCCGGCGGCGTCAACGTGCCGTTCGCCGGTGCGGACTTCTCGGGGGACGCCTGGGCGTGGGTCAGGTCCGGTGACCGGCTGACGCTGATGCTGGCCGACGGTCTGGGCCACGGGAGCGAGGCGGCCCGCGCCTCGACCGCCGCCGTCGAGGCGCTGCGCCACGCGGGCCACCTGCCGCCCGCCGAGGCGCTGCGCCGGCTCCACTCGGCGCTGTCGGGCACCCGGGGCGCGGCCGTGGCCGTGGCCCAGCTCGACACCTGGGCCGGCCGGCTGCGTTTCGCGGGCATCGGCAATGTGACCGCCCGGCTGCGGGAGGACGGCCGTTGGCGGTCGCTGCTGTCCCGGCCCGGCATCGTCGGGGTGCACCGGCCGCACACCGTGCGGGAGGACGAGGTCGCCTGGTCGGCGGAGAGCCTGCTGATCCTGCACACCGACGGTCTGCCCGGCCGCTGGACGCCGCCGGCCGACACGGGACTGCCCCCGGCCGACCCGGCCGTGACGGCGGCCGTGACCGTCCGGGACGCGGGCAGTCCCGCGCGCCCGGTGCGGGACGACACCGCCGTGGTCGTGCTGGCCCCCGTCCCCCCGGACCGCCGATGA